A genome region from Paludibacterium sp. B53371 includes the following:
- a CDS encoding methyl-accepting chemotaxis protein — protein MRSLRVKLIVFVAMLMAFISLVIAVLVYSQMRSGMLEGVDHELSGTAHGYATFVKDWYDGKLTNVVAAGGLAEMADPVPALGKISEAGAFNKSYIGFSDKHIVYSDGHAAKPGYDPTARPWFKMVAGSGKPGVTPPYADFTTGRLTVTFAAPVMSGGSLKAVAGGDVFIDDLVKTVLSVKLRGNGFAFLVGKDGKVLAHPNAQLTLKPLSNIAPELTADRLASASGSGETLQVAMDGQSMYVQIIPVAGTDWLLGVAMDTSVVTDPMTKVVITIALTVLAALIILVPIASLVLAGMLKGLQRLKQAMQEISQGEGDLTRRIDVPGQDEIAETASAFNVFIGQLQNMFQGVKLEADRLIEGVQGAGQSIEKVVSDSREISDVSSANAATLEQITVSISHISEAANEADGLVAQTGVVSSESAGDMDKLSQEMGGTVTVVKGLSEMLSSLDQRSQQISGITEVIKDIADQTNLLALNAAIEAARAGEMGRGFAVVADEVRKLAERTGGATQEIAGMVELIRSETGQAVSNMQLTVQSVDGGVGLTQSAAERIASIQQSMRQVEAKMNEIALSTSEQHKATTVIAQSTERINGRIIENDHSLGQVHQTLSTLSQGASRMREMFSRFRV, from the coding sequence ATGCGTTCACTACGTGTCAAACTCATTGTGTTTGTTGCCATGCTGATGGCCTTCATCAGCCTGGTGATTGCCGTGCTGGTGTACAGCCAGATGCGAAGCGGCATGCTCGAGGGGGTGGATCATGAGTTGTCGGGAACGGCACATGGTTATGCCACCTTCGTAAAAGACTGGTACGACGGCAAGCTGACCAATGTCGTGGCCGCCGGTGGTCTGGCCGAGATGGCCGATCCGGTACCGGCCCTGGGCAAAATCAGCGAGGCCGGCGCCTTTAATAAATCGTATATCGGTTTTTCTGACAAACACATTGTCTATTCGGATGGCCATGCCGCCAAACCGGGCTACGATCCGACGGCCCGGCCGTGGTTCAAAATGGTGGCCGGCAGCGGCAAGCCCGGCGTGACGCCTCCTTATGCCGACTTCACTACCGGTCGCCTGACGGTGACCTTTGCGGCACCGGTCATGAGTGGCGGCAGTCTCAAGGCCGTGGCCGGTGGTGATGTGTTCATCGACGATCTGGTCAAGACCGTGTTGTCGGTCAAGTTGCGTGGTAACGGCTTTGCTTTCCTGGTCGGCAAGGACGGCAAGGTGCTGGCCCACCCGAATGCCCAGCTGACCCTCAAGCCCCTGAGCAATATCGCCCCGGAGCTGACGGCAGACCGGCTGGCCAGTGCGTCGGGCAGCGGCGAGACCCTGCAGGTGGCCATGGATGGCCAGTCGATGTATGTGCAGATCATTCCGGTGGCCGGGACGGACTGGCTGCTTGGCGTGGCCATGGACACTTCGGTGGTGACCGACCCGATGACCAAGGTCGTGATCACCATTGCGCTGACGGTTCTGGCGGCGCTGATCATTCTGGTGCCGATTGCCAGCCTGGTGCTGGCCGGCATGCTCAAGGGGCTGCAGCGACTCAAGCAGGCCATGCAGGAAATCTCGCAGGGTGAGGGCGATCTGACCCGCCGCATCGATGTTCCCGGCCAGGATGAAATTGCCGAAACCGCCAGTGCCTTCAATGTCTTCATCGGGCAGCTGCAAAATATGTTCCAGGGCGTGAAGCTGGAGGCAGACCGCCTGATCGAAGGCGTGCAGGGTGCAGGCCAGTCGATTGAGAAGGTGGTCAGTGACTCGCGTGAAATTTCTGATGTCTCCAGCGCCAATGCCGCGACGCTGGAGCAGATTACCGTCAGCATTTCGCATATCTCCGAGGCCGCCAATGAGGCGGATGGGCTGGTGGCGCAGACCGGTGTGGTATCGAGTGAAAGCGCCGGTGACATGGACAAGCTGTCGCAAGAGATGGGTGGCACGGTGACCGTGGTCAAGGGCCTGTCGGAAATGCTGTCCTCGCTGGATCAGCGTTCCCAGCAAATTTCCGGTATTACCGAGGTGATCAAAGATATTGCCGACCAGACCAATTTGCTGGCACTGAATGCGGCCATTGAGGCGGCGCGTGCCGGTGAGATGGGGCGCGGTTTCGCGGTGGTGGCCGATGAGGTTCGCAAGCTGGCTGAGCGTACCGGTGGTGCGACGCAGGAAATTGCCGGCATGGTCGAGCTGATTCGCAGCGAGACCGGTCAGGCAGTCAGCAATATGCAACTGACCGTGCAGTCGGTCGATGGCGGGGTCGGGCTGACGCAGAGTGCGGCCGAACGCATTGCCTCGATTCAGCAGTCCATGCGCCAGGTCGAAGCCAAAATGAACGAGATCGCCCTGTCCACCAGTGAGCAGCACAAAGCTACCACGGTGATTGCCCAGAGTACCGAGCGCATCAATGGTCGCATTATCGAGAATGATCACTCGCTGGGTCAGGTGCACCAGACCCTGTCGACCCTGAGTCAGGGGGCCTCGCGCATGCGCGAAATGTTCTCGCGCTTCAGAGTCTAG
- a CDS encoding ABC transporter substrate-binding protein has product MRRSASCLGPGMVAICLALACLSGRADSVLQLVTENQPPLNYEDNGHIAGLSSDVIAEMLRRAHLSGQFSVLPWPRAYALALQSANTCLYSTVRSAEREPLFRWVGPIAVNQWVLYAGPGFKGRIGSLDDARPYRIGGTLRDAKSDFLRAKGFTRLDLVSDEALNARKLMAGHIDLWLAAAGRAQTLIAQDAFHGIRPLLVIGQSDQYLACHPATTPETLAALDLALQSMRKDGTLRRLTGMFSPVP; this is encoded by the coding sequence ATGAGACGATCAGCAAGCTGCCTGGGGCCTGGTATGGTGGCCATTTGTCTGGCGCTGGCCTGTCTGTCCGGCAGGGCTGATTCTGTGCTGCAGCTGGTGACGGAAAATCAGCCTCCCTTGAACTACGAAGACAATGGTCATATTGCCGGTCTGTCCAGCGACGTCATCGCCGAGATGTTGCGACGGGCTCATCTGAGCGGTCAGTTCAGCGTACTGCCCTGGCCTCGTGCCTATGCCCTGGCTTTGCAATCTGCCAATACCTGTCTTTACTCCACGGTGCGTTCCGCCGAGCGTGAGCCTTTATTCCGTTGGGTGGGGCCGATCGCGGTCAATCAATGGGTGCTGTATGCGGGGCCGGGCTTCAAAGGCCGCATTGGCTCGCTGGATGATGCCCGCCCTTACCGCATCGGCGGTACCCTGCGCGATGCCAAATCCGATTTTCTGCGCGCCAAGGGCTTTACCCGCCTGGACCTGGTGAGTGATGAGGCGCTCAATGCCCGCAAGCTGATGGCGGGGCATATTGACCTGTGGCTGGCGGCGGCCGGTCGCGCCCAAACCCTGATTGCTCAGGATGCCTTTCATGGCATTCGCCCCTTGCTGGTCATCGGTCAGTCCGACCAGTATCTGGCCTGTCACCCGGCCACGACACCGGAAACACTGGCCGCGCTCGACCTGGCCCTGCAATCCATGCGCAAGGACGGCACGTTGCGTCGCCTGACCGGGATGTTCAGTCCCGTTCCCTGA
- a CDS encoding amino acid permease, protein MNDSPEEKKLHRGLESRHIELIALGGTIGVGLFMGSASTLHWAGPSVLLAYAIAGLFIFFIMRIMGEMLYTEPVTGSFAVYAHKYLHPYFGYLTAWGYWLMWVAVGISEITAAGVYMQYWFPGLPQWIPALAFVGILAASNLLAVRLYGEFEFWFGLIKISTIVVMILVGLKLIFVGSGSMPATGFANLSVHGGFFAGGWQGFLFALCLVVAAYQGVELVGITAGEAKNPQVTLKRAVNNIVWRILIFYIGAIFVIVTIYPWNLIGTTGSPFVQTFSKIGISTAAGIINFVVLTAALSGCNSGIYSCGRMLFTLSQNRQLPAFLSRVSRGGVPVNAIWVTIAFLLLGSALNYIIPNPERVFVYVYSASVLPGMVPWFVVLVCQARFRRAHAEAMKDHPFKSVLFPLANYLTIAFLICVLIGMLINPDTRVSLIVGTLLLAAVSVCYKVFGLGHKQRAAVSAESA, encoded by the coding sequence ATGAATGACAGCCCGGAAGAGAAAAAGCTGCATCGCGGCCTGGAGTCGCGACATATCGAACTGATTGCCCTGGGGGGCACCATCGGGGTCGGCCTGTTCATGGGCTCGGCCAGTACCCTGCATTGGGCAGGCCCCTCTGTGTTGCTGGCCTATGCCATTGCCGGCCTGTTCATCTTCTTTATCATGCGCATCATGGGCGAGATGCTCTATACCGAACCGGTCACCGGCTCGTTTGCCGTTTACGCCCACAAGTATCTTCATCCTTATTTCGGCTACCTCACCGCCTGGGGTTACTGGCTGATGTGGGTGGCGGTCGGCATTTCTGAAATCACCGCAGCCGGGGTCTACATGCAGTACTGGTTCCCCGGCCTGCCGCAATGGATCCCCGCCCTGGCCTTTGTCGGTATCCTGGCGGCTTCCAACCTGCTGGCCGTGCGTCTGTATGGTGAGTTCGAGTTCTGGTTCGGCCTGATCAAGATCTCCACCATCGTGGTCATGATCCTGGTGGGCCTGAAGCTGATTTTTGTCGGTAGCGGCAGCATGCCGGCCACCGGTTTTGCCAACCTGAGCGTACATGGCGGCTTCTTTGCCGGCGGCTGGCAAGGTTTCCTGTTTGCCCTCTGTCTGGTCGTCGCAGCCTATCAGGGGGTCGAACTGGTCGGGATTACTGCGGGTGAGGCCAAGAATCCGCAGGTGACGCTGAAGCGTGCGGTGAACAATATCGTATGGCGTATCCTGATCTTCTACATCGGCGCCATTTTCGTCATTGTCACCATCTACCCGTGGAACCTGATCGGCACCACCGGCAGTCCCTTTGTGCAGACCTTCTCCAAGATTGGTATCAGCACGGCGGCCGGCATCATCAACTTCGTGGTGCTGACGGCGGCACTGTCCGGCTGTAACAGCGGTATCTACAGCTGTGGCCGCATGCTGTTCACCTTGTCGCAGAACCGCCAGTTGCCGGCCTTCCTGTCGCGCGTGTCCCGTGGTGGTGTGCCGGTCAATGCCATCTGGGTCACCATCGCCTTCCTGTTGCTGGGCTCCGCACTGAACTACATCATTCCGAATCCTGAGCGCGTGTTTGTGTATGTCTACAGTGCCAGCGTGTTGCCGGGCATGGTGCCCTGGTTCGTGGTGCTGGTGTGCCAGGCCCGCTTCCGCCGTGCTCATGCGGAGGCGATGAAGGATCATCCCTTCAAGTCGGTGCTGTTCCCGCTGGCCAACTACCTGACCATCGCTTTCCTGATCTGTGTGCTGATCGGCATGCTGATCAATCCGGATACCCGGGTCTCGCTGATTGTCGGTACCTTGCTGCTGGCCGCCGTCTCGGTCTGCTACAAGGTGTTTGGTCTGGGGCACAAGCAGCGTGCTGCCGTGTCGGCCGAATCCGCCTGA
- a CDS encoding porin family protein — protein MQMKTIRLAVLASVLVSAGAYAAEPFVGPTVGLSVSSVRSTVDFGGSLNIPSMSTTRTTSDLNVGYGFAVAPKVVVNTGMSINLDQPSLGSSSYLGGTETVSGKMKDRWSLSVAPGYLVTPKLMAYGKVAYQYANIEVNDSFVGSVTKHFHGWGYGVGVAYQPMAHVETSLEWLKTEYSTQHDGMSTGRPMTSAVTLGVNYRF, from the coding sequence ATGCAAATGAAAACGATCCGGCTGGCCGTCCTGGCTTCGGTGCTGGTTTCTGCCGGTGCCTATGCCGCAGAGCCGTTTGTCGGCCCCACGGTTGGTCTGAGTGTCAGCAGCGTGCGCAGCACGGTGGATTTCGGTGGTTCGCTGAATATTCCGTCCATGTCGACGACCCGGACCACTTCGGATCTGAACGTCGGTTACGGTTTTGCCGTGGCACCGAAGGTGGTCGTCAATACCGGCATGAGCATCAATCTGGATCAGCCTTCGCTCGGCAGCTCGAGCTACCTCGGTGGCACCGAAACGGTGTCCGGCAAGATGAAGGATCGCTGGTCGCTGTCGGTGGCGCCGGGCTATCTGGTGACGCCCAAGCTGATGGCTTACGGCAAGGTGGCTTATCAATATGCCAATATCGAAGTCAATGACAGCTTCGTCGGCTCCGTCACCAAGCACTTCCATGGCTGGGGGTATGGCGTCGGTGTGGCCTATCAGCCGATGGCTCATGTAGAGACCAGTCTTGAGTGGCTCAAGACGGAATACAGTACTCAGCACGATGGCATGTCCACCGGTCGTCCGATGACGTCTGCCGTGACGCTGGGCGTGAATTACCGCTTCTGA
- a CDS encoding ABC transporter substrate-binding protein has product MRSWLHSCSVFHWALCLSFLFSLPALAAVPVVQRFVTEEFPPYSQWHDGQLEGPMEAILQQVCVRMGWRCQTTVMPWRRALRMMDQHLADGIYVVMDIPARRAAMHVSLPVLQGRYSLYGREESPWRYAGPASLAGLQIAAYGPSATEYALDQLLRGVPAQKLEELDNLTAMSKLARRRYGRDGLVFINDDVAAWLIRQNAYSGLVLKAAIQPIQYCFGLSRRWSENEVRRFNATLSQLCVSGDTERIAKRYGLHAAPCH; this is encoded by the coding sequence ATGCGGTCTTGGCTGCACTCTTGCAGTGTATTTCATTGGGCCTTGTGCCTCTCCTTCCTGTTCTCGCTGCCTGCCCTGGCGGCCGTGCCGGTCGTACAGCGCTTTGTGACCGAAGAGTTTCCCCCCTATAGCCAATGGCATGACGGTCAGCTTGAAGGACCGATGGAGGCCATTCTGCAGCAGGTCTGTGTGCGTATGGGCTGGCGATGCCAGACGACCGTGATGCCCTGGCGACGTGCCTTGCGAATGATGGATCAGCATCTGGCCGATGGTATCTATGTGGTGATGGATATTCCGGCCCGGCGGGCTGCCATGCATGTGTCCTTGCCGGTGCTGCAAGGCCGTTACAGCCTGTATGGCCGCGAGGAGAGTCCCTGGCGCTATGCCGGCCCGGCCAGTCTGGCGGGGCTGCAGATCGCAGCGTATGGGCCTTCTGCCACGGAGTATGCGCTGGATCAGTTGTTGCGGGGTGTGCCGGCCCAGAAGCTCGAGGAGCTGGATAACCTGACCGCCATGAGTAAATTGGCCAGGCGGCGTTATGGCCGGGATGGCCTGGTGTTCATTAATGATGATGTCGCTGCCTGGCTGATCCGCCAGAATGCTTATTCCGGGCTGGTGCTCAAAGCCGCCATCCAGCCCATCCAGTACTGTTTTGGCCTGTCGCGCCGCTGGTCGGAGAACGAGGTCAGACGCTTCAATGCCACGCTGTCTCAACTGTGTGTCAGTGGCGACACCGAGCGTATCGCCAAGCGCTACGGGTTGCATGCCGCACCCTGCCACTGA
- a CDS encoding polymer-forming cytoskeletal protein: MSQHLAVSIPLATAPIRIAGLVQGDVIAEDALVWIEAGARVEGEVRAASLFLAGELAGNCRAQSVWLQASASMTGLLECLWLAMDEGARFVGQTVMPASPPVDQVPVWPLMESASGPSAATVPASVGTPPAAIDWSRVSKPGVIGLGVVCALMGGLSLLRPGAMPAIRPNAPASTSDVVAAAMVHMAASSPEKSIRTASAPDSIRVAATPATPARPVPLHASDKLPVTAPAPVPASAAQKGKTPPHTPVGAIPAPKEALRAPQAVTPLPVNTPVAPTRSVASAPQMATPLAAAKSLPGVVLPPKANEALPGDVGEGELLQQLAALQGSMLNALVLESAGVKGEDRLPVVERIRSVTATLQLTRNLMRKYAHGDGGRAAYRGLQGSQVGQWEQYRHQLSRLISTVDPATLHADSRQLMASLAHLPA, translated from the coding sequence ATGAGTCAGCACCTCGCCGTGTCCATTCCTCTGGCGACGGCGCCCATTCGCATCGCCGGCCTGGTGCAGGGCGATGTGATTGCCGAAGACGCCCTGGTCTGGATCGAGGCGGGAGCCAGGGTCGAAGGCGAGGTGCGGGCGGCGAGTCTGTTTCTGGCCGGCGAGCTGGCCGGGAACTGCCGGGCGCAAAGTGTCTGGTTGCAAGCTAGTGCCAGCATGACGGGTTTGCTCGAATGTCTGTGGCTAGCCATGGACGAGGGCGCCCGCTTTGTCGGACAGACCGTCATGCCCGCTTCACCGCCCGTTGACCAGGTGCCGGTTTGGCCCTTGATGGAGTCCGCTTCGGGCCCTTCGGCCGCTACGGTGCCCGCCTCTGTCGGGACGCCGCCTGCGGCTATCGACTGGTCACGTGTCAGCAAGCCGGGAGTGATTGGTTTGGGCGTGGTCTGTGCACTGATGGGGGGCCTATCTCTGCTGCGCCCTGGTGCGATGCCGGCTATCCGGCCAAACGCGCCAGCCAGTACCTCCGATGTGGTGGCTGCGGCAATGGTTCATATGGCCGCGTCGTCCCCGGAAAAGTCGATACGGACGGCCTCGGCACCAGATAGCATCAGGGTCGCTGCCACACCCGCAACGCCTGCGCGGCCGGTTCCGTTGCACGCGTCTGACAAGCTGCCAGTGACGGCACCTGCGCCAGTTCCGGCGTCTGCTGCGCAGAAGGGCAAGACGCCGCCGCACACGCCTGTGGGCGCGATCCCTGCACCCAAAGAGGCCTTGCGGGCACCCCAGGCGGTAACACCATTGCCCGTCAATACCCCGGTGGCACCCACCAGGAGCGTGGCATCGGCTCCCCAGATGGCGACTCCTCTGGCGGCTGCCAAATCTTTGCCTGGTGTAGTCCTGCCGCCCAAGGCCAACGAGGCGCTGCCGGGGGATGTGGGGGAAGGTGAATTGTTGCAGCAGCTGGCCGCTTTACAGGGGAGCATGCTCAATGCTCTGGTGCTGGAGAGTGCCGGTGTGAAGGGCGAGGATCGATTGCCGGTCGTGGAGCGTATCCGCTCCGTGACGGCAACCTTGCAGCTGACGCGTAATCTCATGCGCAAGTATGCGCATGGCGATGGTGGCCGTGCCGCATATCGTGGTCTGCAGGGTAGTCAGGTCGGTCAATGGGAGCAGTATCGTCATCAGCTGAGCCGCCTGATCTCCACGGTGGATCCGGCGACTCTTCATGCCGATTCGCGTCAGTTGATGGCCAGTCTGGCCCATCTGCCTGCCTAG